One window from the genome of Halomicrobium zhouii encodes:
- a CDS encoding DUF5802 family protein, with translation MFERFSRGYYLGRLYVQPHPEGEPAISREQHEQVNRELYATGDGVERTDHPLVMKLDTHHLAVRGDESVPADTLAVPRDLLEDTSVRNPPALHEVLLAKADRAEQLLPVAEGTAV, from the coding sequence ATGTTCGAACGATTCTCCCGGGGCTACTACCTCGGGCGGCTGTACGTCCAGCCCCATCCCGAGGGCGAACCGGCGATCTCCCGCGAACAACACGAACAGGTCAACCGCGAACTGTACGCGACCGGCGACGGCGTCGAACGGACGGACCATCCGCTCGTCATGAAACTCGACACTCACCACCTCGCCGTCCGGGGGGACGAGTCGGTCCCCGCGGACACGCTCGCGGTCCCACGCGACCTGCTCGAGGACACTTCCGTTCGCAACCCGCCGGCGCTCCACGAGGTACTCCTGGCGAAAGCCGACCGTGCGGAGCAGTTGCTCCCGGTCGCCGAAGGGACGGCGGTGTAG
- a CDS encoding ArsR/SmtB family transcription factor, whose protein sequence is MDSAELLDLLGNANRRRILRLLAHKPCYVTEISEYLGVSPKAVIDHLGKLDDAGLVESRTDDRRRKYFSIARNLRLEVQVSPHEFGAKSAYPANPGFDVSSCRYVSIEVDGADGDSTDGDGTDGATSVDDAGDDAGEDVDADTEALKRHARELERLKQLENELSLAQRWVQGSLSEVRENIDEAVEDGTDDGRLYAAVIGALATGDRDVRTISRDVEAHPEFVEEALEWLASEGIVEQSGETWRLCD, encoded by the coding sequence ATGGACTCCGCCGAGTTGCTCGACTTGCTCGGGAACGCGAACCGCCGTCGCATTCTCAGGTTGCTCGCGCACAAACCCTGTTACGTGACCGAGATCAGTGAGTACCTGGGCGTCAGTCCGAAGGCGGTCATCGACCACCTCGGGAAACTCGACGACGCCGGCCTGGTCGAGAGTCGCACCGACGACCGGCGGCGCAAGTACTTCTCTATCGCACGGAACCTCCGCCTCGAGGTCCAGGTCTCGCCTCACGAGTTCGGTGCGAAGAGCGCCTACCCCGCGAACCCGGGCTTCGACGTGAGTTCCTGTCGTTACGTCAGCATCGAAGTCGACGGCGCTGACGGGGACAGCACCGACGGGGACGGCACCGATGGCGCGACGAGCGTCGACGACGCCGGCGACGATGCCGGTGAGGACGTCGACGCCGATACGGAGGCGTTGAAACGGCACGCCAGGGAACTCGAGCGACTCAAACAGCTCGAAAACGAGCTCTCGCTGGCCCAGCGGTGGGTCCAGGGCAGTCTCTCGGAGGTCCGGGAGAACATCGACGAGGCCGTCGAGGACGGCACCGACGACGGCCGCCTCTACGCGGCCGTCATCGGCGCGCTCGCCACCGGTGACCGCGACGTCCGGACGATCAGTCGCGACGTCGAGGCCCACCCCGAGTTCGTCGAGGAAGCCCTGGAGTGGCTCGCCAGTGAGGGCATCGTCGAGCAGTCCGGCGAGACCTGGCGCCTGTGTGACTGA
- a CDS encoding PAS domain S-box protein: MEQSTADRIRVLHVEDDGDFAEMVATCIERENDRLVVETATSAGDGLDRLEDGGVDCIVSDYDMGQRNGIEFLEAVREDHPELPFILFTGKGSEEVASDAISAGVTDYLQKQTGADQYAILANRVVNAVERARAEQAKRRHLDAIEAAQEGISIVAESGEYVYVNQAYADIYGYEPEEMLGESFTITYPDEDIELVQADVIPDLEETGVWSGETTGVRADGTTFVEDHTLAKTKDGELICSVWDKSERKSRERAIEGLHCTVRSFMQATSFADVAETATEAMRDILGLPAAAVYRYDEDEDCLRPTVWTEETEAILGEPPAFPRGEGIAWQVFEDGERQVYDDVSTAEDRLNEDTSMRSEMILPLGDHGVLLVGVDDADAFETTDVPLAQTLAVHATTALDGIASERDLREEREFVDQALNALADVFYVLDTDGMFRRWNDRLAAATGYDDAEIADLELSDLFPQDDTERVRSAIATALSEGHATVEADLVTADGDRVPYEFTGARLTDTSGDVTGVVGMGRDISERTEREQRLERQNERLSEFASIVSHDLRNPLSVARGRMEMIQEECDSEHVDPVVGAHERMETMIDEILTLAREGDAATEPEFVSLADVAADCWHNVETDEASLSVQTDLTIRADRCQLQQLLENLFHNAVEHASASRHESQTSDGTVKYNSTIPPSQAPADPVEHDGEGVTVTVGDADDGFYVADDGQGIPEPDRDGVFEAGRSSVPGGTGLGLRIVEQIADGHGWAVDVHESEGGGARIVLSGVETRA, encoded by the coding sequence ATGGAACAGTCGACAGCCGACCGGATCCGCGTCCTCCACGTCGAGGACGACGGGGACTTCGCGGAGATGGTGGCGACCTGCATCGAACGCGAGAACGACCGCCTCGTCGTGGAGACGGCGACGAGTGCCGGCGACGGTCTCGACCGCCTCGAGGACGGTGGTGTCGACTGCATCGTCTCGGACTACGACATGGGGCAGCGAAACGGTATCGAGTTCCTCGAGGCCGTCCGGGAGGACCACCCCGAACTCCCCTTCATCCTGTTCACCGGCAAGGGGAGCGAGGAGGTGGCGAGCGACGCGATCTCGGCTGGCGTCACCGACTACCTCCAGAAGCAGACCGGAGCGGACCAGTACGCGATACTGGCGAACCGGGTGGTCAACGCCGTCGAGCGAGCGCGGGCCGAGCAGGCCAAGCGTCGCCACCTTGATGCCATCGAAGCGGCCCAGGAGGGGATCAGCATCGTCGCCGAATCCGGCGAGTACGTCTACGTGAACCAGGCGTACGCGGACATCTACGGCTACGAGCCAGAGGAGATGCTCGGGGAGTCGTTCACCATCACCTACCCGGACGAGGACATCGAACTCGTTCAGGCCGACGTCATCCCCGACTTGGAGGAGACCGGCGTCTGGTCCGGCGAGACGACCGGCGTGCGCGCCGACGGCACCACCTTCGTCGAAGACCACACGCTCGCGAAGACGAAGGACGGCGAACTCATCTGCAGCGTCTGGGACAAGTCCGAGCGCAAGTCCCGCGAGCGGGCCATCGAGGGACTTCACTGCACCGTTCGCTCGTTCATGCAGGCGACGTCGTTCGCGGACGTGGCCGAGACCGCCACGGAAGCGATGCGGGACATCCTCGGCCTGCCCGCGGCGGCGGTCTACCGCTACGACGAGGACGAGGACTGTCTGAGGCCGACGGTCTGGACCGAGGAGACCGAGGCGATACTCGGCGAACCCCCGGCGTTCCCGCGAGGCGAAGGGATCGCGTGGCAGGTGTTCGAAGACGGTGAACGGCAGGTGTACGACGACGTCTCCACGGCCGAGGACCGCCTGAACGAGGACACGTCGATGCGAAGCGAGATGATCCTCCCGCTCGGCGACCACGGCGTCCTCCTCGTGGGCGTGGACGACGCCGACGCGTTCGAGACGACGGACGTTCCCCTCGCCCAGACCCTCGCCGTTCACGCGACGACGGCGCTGGACGGCATCGCGTCGGAACGCGACCTCCGCGAGGAACGCGAGTTCGTCGACCAGGCGCTGAACGCGCTCGCGGACGTCTTCTACGTGCTCGACACCGACGGGATGTTCCGCCGCTGGAACGACCGGCTCGCGGCGGCGACCGGCTACGACGACGCTGAAATCGCCGACCTCGAACTGTCGGACCTCTTTCCCCAGGACGACACCGAGCGAGTCCGGTCGGCCATCGCCACGGCGCTGTCGGAGGGGCACGCGACCGTCGAGGCGGACCTCGTGACGGCGGATGGAGACCGCGTCCCCTACGAGTTCACCGGCGCACGACTCACGGACACCAGCGGCGACGTGACCGGCGTGGTCGGGATGGGACGCGACATCTCCGAACGGACGGAGCGCGAGCAACGACTGGAACGGCAGAACGAGCGGCTCTCGGAGTTCGCGAGCATCGTCAGCCACGACCTCCGAAACCCGCTGAGCGTCGCACGCGGTCGCATGGAGATGATCCAGGAGGAGTGCGACAGCGAGCACGTCGACCCGGTGGTGGGGGCACACGAGCGGATGGAGACGATGATAGACGAGATTCTGACGCTCGCACGCGAGGGGGACGCGGCCACGGAACCGGAGTTCGTCTCGCTCGCCGACGTGGCAGCTGACTGCTGGCACAACGTGGAGACGGACGAGGCGAGCCTCTCGGTCCAGACGGACCTGACGATCCGTGCCGACCGGTGCCAGCTCCAGCAACTGCTGGAGAACCTGTTCCACAACGCGGTCGAGCACGCGTCGGCAAGCCGTCACGAGTCCCAGACGAGTGACGGCACCGTGAAGTACAACTCCACGATCCCTCCCTCGCAAGCTCCAGCGGACCCGGTGGAGCACGACGGGGAGGGCGTGACGGTGACGGTCGGTGACGCCGACGACGGATTCTACGTCGCCGACGACGGCCAGGGAATTCCAGAGCCCGACCGTGACGGCGTGTTCGAAGCTGGTCGTTCCAGCGTCCCTGGCGGCACCGGGCTCGGGTTGCGGATCGTCGAACAGATCGCCGACGGCCACGGCTGGGCGGTCGACGTCCACGAGAGCGAGGGCGGCGGCGCTCGGATCGTCCTCTCCGGCGTCGAAACGCGAGCGTGA
- the gatD gene encoding Glu-tRNA(Gln) amidotransferase subunit GatD translates to MNAGDRVRVDRADQTFEGVLLPSSTPDQIVLKLEGGYNVGVDRDAASVDVLESDVYDVEGAQDEQSESAVEFDEDLPTVSLISTGGTIASTVDYRTGAVTAQFDAEDVLRAVPDLAGMANYRGRVVANILSENMTPAVWQDLARAVHEEIEAGADGVVVMHGTDTMQFSASALAFMLDTPVPIVFTGSQRSADRPSSDNVMNAVCSVEAALSDCAEVLVCMHASESDDVCALHRGVRVRKNHTSRRDAFETVGSEPLGEVDYGGSDEPNEVTFRREHAQRGEVDLDLNEDLATDVDLVKFTPGTDPAFLEQCSENSGVVIEGTGLGHVNTDWIDTIEDLTDGGTHVVMTSQCIEGRVCDRVYDTGRDLLDAGVVEGEDILPGTAKVKLMWALANSEDVADTMGRSLAGEITTRSVPWT, encoded by the coding sequence ATGAACGCAGGCGACCGGGTGCGCGTCGACCGCGCGGACCAGACCTTCGAGGGCGTCCTCTTGCCCTCCAGCACGCCCGACCAGATCGTCCTCAAGCTCGAGGGTGGCTACAACGTCGGCGTCGACCGCGACGCCGCGAGCGTCGACGTGCTCGAATCGGACGTGTACGACGTCGAGGGGGCACAGGACGAACAGAGCGAGTCCGCCGTCGAGTTCGACGAGGACCTGCCGACGGTCTCCCTGATCTCGACGGGGGGCACCATCGCCTCGACCGTCGACTACCGAACCGGTGCCGTCACGGCCCAGTTCGACGCCGAGGACGTGCTCCGGGCGGTGCCCGACCTCGCCGGGATGGCCAACTACCGGGGGCGCGTCGTCGCCAACATCCTCTCGGAGAACATGACCCCAGCGGTCTGGCAGGACCTGGCCCGCGCCGTCCACGAGGAGATCGAGGCCGGCGCCGACGGCGTCGTCGTCATGCACGGCACCGACACGATGCAGTTCTCCGCCAGCGCCCTGGCCTTCATGCTCGACACGCCGGTCCCCATCGTCTTCACCGGCAGCCAGCGCTCGGCGGACCGCCCCTCCTCCGACAACGTGATGAACGCCGTCTGTTCGGTCGAGGCCGCACTCAGCGACTGCGCCGAGGTGCTGGTCTGCATGCACGCCTCCGAGTCCGACGACGTCTGCGCACTCCACCGCGGCGTCCGCGTGCGCAAGAACCACACCTCGCGGCGCGACGCCTTCGAGACCGTGGGGTCCGAACCGCTCGGCGAAGTCGACTACGGCGGGAGCGACGAACCGAACGAGGTCACGTTCCGCCGCGAGCACGCCCAGCGCGGCGAGGTCGACCTGGACCTGAACGAGGACCTCGCCACCGACGTCGACCTCGTGAAGTTCACGCCCGGCACCGACCCGGCCTTCCTCGAACAGTGTTCCGAGAACTCGGGCGTCGTCATCGAGGGTACCGGCCTGGGCCACGTCAATACCGACTGGATCGACACCATCGAGGACCTGACCGACGGCGGCACCCACGTCGTCATGACCAGCCAGTGCATCGAGGGGCGGGTCTGTGACCGGGTGTACGACACCGGTCGGGACCTGCTCGACGCCGGCGTCGTCGAGGGCGAAGATATCCTCCCTGGCACGGCGAAGGTGAAGCTGATGTGGGCGCTCGCGAACTCGGAGGACGTCGCCGACACGATGGGACGCTCGCTCGCGGGCGAGATTACGACGCGGTCGGTCCCCTGGACGTAA